A window from Sus scrofa isolate TJ Tabasco breed Duroc chromosome 2, Sscrofa11.1, whole genome shotgun sequence encodes these proteins:
- the EIF4E1B gene encoding eukaryotic translation initiation factor 4E type 1B isoform X4: MATAGPVRDAEGDVRKGQNEKEEKEKEDKEVAAGAWGGEEAPCSPRALLSLRRKAWNPGPAKSKLELHPLLNRWALWFFKNDHSRAWQDNLQLVTKFDTVEDFWAMYSNIQLASKLSCGCDYALFKDGIEPMWEDSRNKRGGRWLVSLAKQQRHSELDHLWLETLLCLIGESFEEHSQDVCGAVINIRTKRDKIAVWTREAENQEGVLHIGTQVSSLLSLNQKK; the protein is encoded by the exons ATGGCTACCGCCGGCCCT GTCAGAGACGCTGAGGGTGACGTCCGAAAGGGGCAGAAcgaaaaggaggagaaagagaaagaggacaaGGAGGTGGCAGCAGGGGCCTGGGGGGGCGAGGAGGCTCCGTGCTCTCCCAGGGCTCTGCTGTCCCTGAGGAGGAAGGCCTGGAATCCGGGCCCCGCGAAGAGCAAGCTGGAGTTGCACCCACTTCTGAACAG GTGGGCTTTGTGGTTCTTCAAGAATGACCACAGCCGGGCCTGGCAGGACAACTTGCAGCTGGTCACCAAGTTTGACACCGTGGAGGACTTCTGGGC GATGTACAGTAACATCCAGCTGGCCAGTAAGCTCTCTTGCGGCTGCGACTACGCCCTGTTCAAG GACGGCATTGAGCCCATGTGGGAAGACAGCAGGAATAAGCGGGGTGGCCGCTGGCTAGTCAGCCTCGCCAAGCAGCAGCGCCACAGCGAGCTGGACCACCTGTGGCTGGAGACA CTGCTGTGTCTGATTGGGGAGAGCTTTGAGGAGCACAGCCAAGACGTGTGTGGGGCTGTCATCAACATCCGAACCAAGAGGGACAAAATTGCTGTGTGGACGAGGGAGGCAGAGAACCAGGAGGGCGTGCTGCACATTGG GACCCAGGTGTCATCACTTCTGAGTTTGAACCAGAAGAAGTAG
- the EIF4E1B gene encoding eukaryotic translation initiation factor 4E type 1B isoform X3: MASTLRVGSKVCLTIAVPAAYMQKVRDAEGDVRKGQNEKEEKEKEDKEVAAGAWGGEEAPCSPRALLSLRRKAWNPGPAKSKLELHPLLNRWALWFFKNDHSRAWQDNLQLVTKFDTVEDFWAMYSNIQLASKLSCGCDYALFKDGIEPMWEDSRNKRGGRWLVSLAKQQRHSELDHLWLETLLCLIGESFEEHSQDVCGAVINIRTKRDKIAVWTREAENQEGVLHIGTQVSSLLSLNQKK; this comes from the exons ATGGCCAGCACCTTGCGAGTAGGGAGCAAGGTCTGCCTGACCAtagctgtgcctgcagcctacATGCAGAAG GTCAGAGACGCTGAGGGTGACGTCCGAAAGGGGCAGAAcgaaaaggaggagaaagagaaagaggacaaGGAGGTGGCAGCAGGGGCCTGGGGGGGCGAGGAGGCTCCGTGCTCTCCCAGGGCTCTGCTGTCCCTGAGGAGGAAGGCCTGGAATCCGGGCCCCGCGAAGAGCAAGCTGGAGTTGCACCCACTTCTGAACAG GTGGGCTTTGTGGTTCTTCAAGAATGACCACAGCCGGGCCTGGCAGGACAACTTGCAGCTGGTCACCAAGTTTGACACCGTGGAGGACTTCTGGGC GATGTACAGTAACATCCAGCTGGCCAGTAAGCTCTCTTGCGGCTGCGACTACGCCCTGTTCAAG GACGGCATTGAGCCCATGTGGGAAGACAGCAGGAATAAGCGGGGTGGCCGCTGGCTAGTCAGCCTCGCCAAGCAGCAGCGCCACAGCGAGCTGGACCACCTGTGGCTGGAGACA CTGCTGTGTCTGATTGGGGAGAGCTTTGAGGAGCACAGCCAAGACGTGTGTGGGGCTGTCATCAACATCCGAACCAAGAGGGACAAAATTGCTGTGTGGACGAGGGAGGCAGAGAACCAGGAGGGCGTGCTGCACATTGG GACCCAGGTGTCATCACTTCTGAGTTTGAACCAGAAGAAGTAG
- the EIF4E1B gene encoding eukaryotic translation initiation factor 4E type 1B isoform X1 gives MASTLRVGSKVCLTIAVPAAYMQKVRDAEGDVRKGQNEKEEKEKEDKEVAAGAWGGEEAPCSPRALLSLRRKAWNPGPAKSKLELHPLLNRWALWFFKNDHSRAWQDNLQLVTKFDTVEDFWAMYSNIQLASKLSCGCDYALFKDGIEPMWEDSRNKRGGRWLVSLAKQQRHSELDHLWLETLLCLIGESFEEHSQDVCGAVINIRTKRDKIAVWTREAENQEGVLHIGRVYKERLGLSTKTVIGYQAHADTATKSNSLAKNKFVV, from the exons ATGGCCAGCACCTTGCGAGTAGGGAGCAAGGTCTGCCTGACCAtagctgtgcctgcagcctacATGCAGAAG GTCAGAGACGCTGAGGGTGACGTCCGAAAGGGGCAGAAcgaaaaggaggagaaagagaaagaggacaaGGAGGTGGCAGCAGGGGCCTGGGGGGGCGAGGAGGCTCCGTGCTCTCCCAGGGCTCTGCTGTCCCTGAGGAGGAAGGCCTGGAATCCGGGCCCCGCGAAGAGCAAGCTGGAGTTGCACCCACTTCTGAACAG GTGGGCTTTGTGGTTCTTCAAGAATGACCACAGCCGGGCCTGGCAGGACAACTTGCAGCTGGTCACCAAGTTTGACACCGTGGAGGACTTCTGGGC GATGTACAGTAACATCCAGCTGGCCAGTAAGCTCTCTTGCGGCTGCGACTACGCCCTGTTCAAG GACGGCATTGAGCCCATGTGGGAAGACAGCAGGAATAAGCGGGGTGGCCGCTGGCTAGTCAGCCTCGCCAAGCAGCAGCGCCACAGCGAGCTGGACCACCTGTGGCTGGAGACA CTGCTGTGTCTGATTGGGGAGAGCTTTGAGGAGCACAGCCAAGACGTGTGTGGGGCTGTCATCAACATCCGAACCAAGAGGGACAAAATTGCTGTGTGGACGAGGGAGGCAGAGAACCAGGAGGGCGTGCTGCACATTGG GCGTGTCTACAAAGAGCGCCTGGGCCTCTCCACAAAGACCGTCATTGGGTACCAGGCTCACGCAGACACGGCCACCAAGAGTAACTCCCTAGCCAAGAACAAATTTGTGGTGTGA
- the EIF4E1B gene encoding eukaryotic translation initiation factor 4E type 1B isoform X2 has protein sequence MATAGPVRDAEGDVRKGQNEKEEKEKEDKEVAAGAWGGEEAPCSPRALLSLRRKAWNPGPAKSKLELHPLLNRWALWFFKNDHSRAWQDNLQLVTKFDTVEDFWAMYSNIQLASKLSCGCDYALFKDGIEPMWEDSRNKRGGRWLVSLAKQQRHSELDHLWLETLLCLIGESFEEHSQDVCGAVINIRTKRDKIAVWTREAENQEGVLHIGRVYKERLGLSTKTVIGYQAHADTATKSNSLAKNKFVV, from the exons ATGGCTACCGCCGGCCCT GTCAGAGACGCTGAGGGTGACGTCCGAAAGGGGCAGAAcgaaaaggaggagaaagagaaagaggacaaGGAGGTGGCAGCAGGGGCCTGGGGGGGCGAGGAGGCTCCGTGCTCTCCCAGGGCTCTGCTGTCCCTGAGGAGGAAGGCCTGGAATCCGGGCCCCGCGAAGAGCAAGCTGGAGTTGCACCCACTTCTGAACAG GTGGGCTTTGTGGTTCTTCAAGAATGACCACAGCCGGGCCTGGCAGGACAACTTGCAGCTGGTCACCAAGTTTGACACCGTGGAGGACTTCTGGGC GATGTACAGTAACATCCAGCTGGCCAGTAAGCTCTCTTGCGGCTGCGACTACGCCCTGTTCAAG GACGGCATTGAGCCCATGTGGGAAGACAGCAGGAATAAGCGGGGTGGCCGCTGGCTAGTCAGCCTCGCCAAGCAGCAGCGCCACAGCGAGCTGGACCACCTGTGGCTGGAGACA CTGCTGTGTCTGATTGGGGAGAGCTTTGAGGAGCACAGCCAAGACGTGTGTGGGGCTGTCATCAACATCCGAACCAAGAGGGACAAAATTGCTGTGTGGACGAGGGAGGCAGAGAACCAGGAGGGCGTGCTGCACATTGG GCGTGTCTACAAAGAGCGCCTGGGCCTCTCCACAAAGACCGTCATTGGGTACCAGGCTCACGCAGACACGGCCACCAAGAGTAACTCCCTAGCCAAGAACAAATTTGTGGTGTGA